A window of the Oscillospiraceae bacterium genome harbors these coding sequences:
- a CDS encoding NFACT family protein → MALDGAFLRHIKKELEAALLGRKVDRIYQPNHDELFLFMRSKEGTQRLLLSARANSARVHLVNATPENPKYPPMLCMLLRKRLAGARLVQIRQPGLERVLLFDFDGTNELGDTVRLTLAVEIMGRYSNVIFIDENGKIIDALKRVDAEMSSERLVLPGLTYHLPPPQDKLCLLQITPQQVITHIEALPGEMQLQKALLRTLQGLSPVVCREVQFQTGQGQDVLIHAMTSTQKESCLASLTALQKTVLEQSGIPCMAVGKQKPLDFSFLPIHQYGSQAECIEKSSFSELLDSFYGDRDRIERMRVKSQDLLHILATVTDRISRKINNQRAELKNCAKRDELRMCGDLLNANLYRITKGSTSVKLENFYAEGQPLVAIRLDPALSPSQNAQKYYKSYRKARTAQEVLTVQIQNAEAELAYLDSVFDELSRAEKERDLNEIRAELTESGYLRRQKAKRQKEATARPLEFRTSDGFRVLVGRNNRQNDQLTLKQAHKNDVWLHTQKIPGSHVILVTDGKKPTDTAILQAAILASCYSRGKDAAKVPVDYTLDRYVSKPQGAKPGMVIYANQKTLYVTPDASFAKQHTLQ, encoded by the coding sequence ATGGCACTTGATGGTGCTTTTCTTAGACATATCAAAAAAGAGCTGGAAGCTGCTTTGCTTGGCCGCAAAGTAGACCGTATCTATCAGCCAAACCATGATGAACTTTTTTTGTTCATGCGCAGCAAAGAGGGTACACAAAGGCTGCTGCTTTCCGCCCGTGCAAACAGTGCCCGCGTGCACCTGGTAAATGCAACACCCGAAAACCCAAAATACCCGCCGATGCTCTGCATGCTTTTGCGCAAGCGCTTAGCCGGTGCGCGCTTAGTACAAATTCGCCAACCGGGCCTCGAGAGAGTCCTGCTTTTTGATTTTGACGGAACCAATGAACTAGGCGACACCGTTCGGTTAACCTTAGCTGTTGAAATCATGGGACGCTACAGCAACGTCATCTTTATTGATGAAAACGGAAAAATTATAGATGCACTCAAGCGTGTAGATGCTGAGATGAGTTCAGAAAGACTGGTCCTTCCCGGTTTGACTTATCATCTGCCGCCACCGCAAGACAAGCTTTGCCTTTTACAAATCACACCACAGCAGGTAATAACGCATATAGAAGCCCTGCCGGGAGAAATGCAGCTGCAAAAAGCCCTGCTGCGGACTCTGCAGGGTTTGTCGCCGGTTGTCTGCCGCGAAGTTCAGTTTCAAACCGGGCAGGGACAGGATGTGCTGATTCATGCAATGACTTCTACACAAAAAGAAAGCTGTCTTGCATCTCTTACTGCTTTGCAAAAAACAGTCTTGGAACAGTCAGGCATTCCCTGCATGGCTGTCGGCAAACAAAAGCCGCTGGACTTTTCTTTTTTGCCCATTCATCAATATGGAAGCCAGGCAGAATGTATAGAGAAGTCAAGCTTTTCTGAGCTGCTGGATTCTTTCTATGGTGATCGCGACCGCATTGAGCGTATGCGCGTAAAGAGTCAAGATTTGCTTCATATTTTGGCAACCGTAACTGACCGTATCAGCCGCAAAATCAATAATCAGCGCGCCGAACTGAAAAATTGCGCAAAGCGTGACGAACTGCGCATGTGCGGAGATTTGCTGAATGCGAACCTTTACCGTATTACCAAGGGAAGTACAAGCGTAAAGCTGGAAAACTTTTATGCAGAGGGACAGCCGCTGGTTGCAATTCGTTTGGACCCAGCCCTTTCGCCAAGTCAAAATGCGCAAAAGTATTATAAATCTTACCGGAAAGCGCGCACTGCACAGGAAGTGCTAACCGTACAAATTCAAAATGCCGAAGCCGAGCTTGCTTATTTAGACAGTGTCTTTGATGAGCTTTCGCGCGCAGAAAAAGAACGCGACTTAAATGAAATCCGTGCAGAGCTTACTGAAAGCGGCTATCTGCGCCGCCAAAAGGCAAAGCGGCAGAAAGAAGCTACTGCTCGCCCGCTGGAGTTTCGTACAAGTGATGGGTTTCGTGTACTGGTTGGCCGCAATAACCGCCAAAATGACCAGCTGACCTTAAAGCAGGCACATAAAAACGATGTTTGGTTGCATACACAAAAGATTCCAGGCTCTCATGTAATTCTCGTAACAGATGGAAAAAAGCCGACAGATACAGCCATTTTGCAGGCTGCCATTCTGGCTTCCTGCTACAGCAGGGGAAAGGACGCAGCAAAGGTGCCAGTGGATTATACCCTGGACCGTTATGTCAGCAAGCCGCAAGGAGCAAAGCCCGGCATGGTTATCTATGCGAATCAAAAGACTTTGTATGTGACACCGGATGCCTCTTTTGCAAAGCAGCATACACTCCAATAG
- the yajC gene encoding preprotein translocase subunit YajC, with product MFNPVTLSSSSSSSASAALVTFIPIILICVLMWAMMRPQSKRRKEEENMRKNAQIGDDITTIGGICGRIVGMKEDNDTLIIETGTDRVKLRIKRWAIGSVDTIHDTPAAPPKKRKFFGSKKADDTETAQDSKEKKLEDSATKDK from the coding sequence ATGTTTAACCCTGTAACCCTGTCCTCTTCTTCATCAAGCAGTGCATCAGCCGCATTAGTTACCTTTATTCCCATCATTTTAATCTGTGTTTTAATGTGGGCTATGATGCGTCCGCAGAGCAAACGCCGCAAGGAAGAAGAAAACATGCGCAAAAATGCGCAGATCGGCGATGATATCACCACAATAGGCGGTATCTGTGGGCGTATTGTCGGTATGAAAGAAGACAACGATACACTGATTATTGAGACCGGAACCGACCGCGTAAAGCTGCGCATTAAGCGCTGGGCTATCGGCAGTGTAGATACCATCCACGATACTCCTGCTGCACCGCCGAAAAAGAGAAAGTTCTTTGGCAGCAAAAAAGCAGATGATACTGAAACCGCACAGGACAGCAAAGAGAAAAAGCTTGAGGATTCCGCAACAAAGGACAAGTAA
- the dapB gene encoding 4-hydroxy-tetrahydrodipicolinate reductase encodes MINVLISGCSGHMGHVVAAEISGREDVQAVAGVDVRSCACDFPVFSSPAEVNVPADVVIDFSNPSALLPLLDYAKQNKVPVVLCTTGYDSAQVEKLKEAAKAIPVFYSRNMSLGINLLIELSKKAAQVLGPAFDVEIIEKHHNQKIDAPSGTALMIADAVSQARGGDMHYVYDRHSQRKKREPSEIGIHSIRGGTIVGEHEVLFAGHHEVITLSHSAQSKEVFAAGAVNAAVFLAGKPAGLYDMSNLLK; translated from the coding sequence ATGATAAATGTCTTAATTAGCGGCTGCAGCGGTCACATGGGTCATGTAGTTGCCGCTGAGATTTCCGGCCGTGAAGACGTGCAGGCAGTGGCTGGTGTAGATGTGCGTTCCTGCGCATGTGATTTCCCGGTCTTTTCTTCGCCTGCAGAAGTGAATGTGCCGGCAGATGTTGTGATAGATTTTTCTAATCCCTCTGCACTTCTTCCCCTGCTCGACTATGCTAAACAAAACAAAGTCCCGGTTGTGCTGTGCACAACCGGATATGACAGTGCTCAGGTTGAAAAACTGAAAGAAGCAGCAAAGGCGATTCCCGTTTTTTATTCTCGCAATATGTCTTTGGGTATTAATCTGCTGATTGAGCTTAGCAAAAAAGCTGCACAGGTCTTAGGCCCAGCTTTTGATGTGGAAATCATAGAAAAGCACCACAACCAAAAAATTGATGCACCCAGCGGAACTGCACTGATGATTGCCGATGCAGTATCACAGGCACGCGGCGGCGATATGCACTATGTTTACGACCGTCATTCTCAGCGTAAAAAGCGGGAGCCAAGTGAAATCGGCATTCATTCGATTCGCGGCGGAACAATTGTTGGTGAACACGAAGTTTTGTTTGCTGGTCATCATGAAGTGATTACGCTGTCGCACTCAGCGCAATCGAAAGAAGTCTTTGCAGCTGGCGCAGTAAATGCCGCCGTATTTTTGGCTGGCAAACCGGCAGGCCTGTACGATATGTCAAATTTGCTGAAATAA
- the queA gene encoding tRNA preQ1(34) S-adenosylmethionine ribosyltransferase-isomerase QueA, giving the protein MQLDLNNLQTKDFYYDLPKELIAQTPVEPRDASRLLTLNKKTGEIAHCHFHDITDWLRPGDCLVLNDSRVLPARIYGIKEDTGARVEFLLLTNQGNDTWEVLCKPGKKAKIGTHFTFGDGLLKAEVTDVHDDGNRIVHFSYSGSFFSILDQIGQMPLPPYIKKKLENQERYQTVYSREVGSAAAPTAGLHFTKELLNKARAMGVKTVFVTLHVGLGTFRPVTADKVTDHKMHSEHYLLPQETADVINATKKAGGRVISVGTTSCRTLESVAAKEGCIKESEGWTDIFIYPGFQFKVLDGLITNFHLPESTLIMLVSAFAGYDHIMNAYRVAVQEKYRFFSFGDAMFIY; this is encoded by the coding sequence ATGCAACTAGACCTGAATAATTTACAGACCAAAGATTTTTATTATGACCTTCCAAAAGAATTGATCGCCCAGACACCTGTAGAGCCAAGAGATGCTTCACGGCTGTTAACGCTGAATAAAAAAACCGGCGAAATTGCTCATTGCCATTTCCATGATATTACAGACTGGCTGCGCCCAGGCGACTGTTTGGTACTCAATGATTCCCGTGTGCTGCCTGCACGCATTTACGGTATTAAAGAAGACACCGGCGCCCGTGTAGAGTTTTTACTGCTGACCAACCAGGGAAACGACACCTGGGAAGTTTTGTGCAAGCCAGGCAAAAAAGCAAAGATCGGCACACACTTTACATTTGGGGACGGTCTCTTAAAAGCAGAAGTGACAGATGTGCATGATGATGGCAACCGCATTGTCCATTTTTCATACAGCGGCAGTTTCTTTTCTATTTTGGACCAGATAGGACAGATGCCTCTGCCACCGTATATTAAAAAGAAACTGGAAAACCAAGAACGGTACCAAACTGTCTATTCCCGCGAGGTCGGCTCTGCCGCAGCGCCAACCGCCGGCTTACACTTTACCAAGGAGCTCTTAAACAAGGCGAGAGCTATGGGCGTAAAGACGGTCTTTGTCACCCTGCATGTCGGTTTGGGGACTTTTCGTCCTGTTACTGCCGATAAAGTAACTGATCACAAAATGCACTCAGAACATTACCTGCTGCCGCAGGAAACGGCGGATGTCATCAATGCCACGAAAAAGGCCGGCGGCCGCGTGATTTCGGTTGGCACCACCAGCTGCCGCACACTGGAAAGTGTCGCTGCAAAAGAAGGCTGTATAAAGGAAAGCGAAGGGTGGACCGACATTTTTATTTATCCCGGCTTTCAATTTAAAGTGCTTGACGGCCTCATTACAAATTTTCACCTGCCGGAAAGCACCCTGATTATGCTGGTGAGCGCCTTTGCCGGCTACGACCATATTATGAACGCTTATCGGGTTGCTGTGCAGGAAAAATACAGATTTTTTTCCTTTGGAGATGCAATGTTCATCTACTAA
- the tgt gene encoding tRNA guanosine(34) transglycosylase Tgt, which translates to MYTLLKQEGLARRGTFQTPHGTIQMPAFMNVATDGAIKGAVSALDLKTVHCQVQLCNTYHLHLRPGDKQVYQLGGLQQFTQWDGPILTDSGGFQVFSLAKLRNIREEGVTFASHIDGHKIFMGPEESMRIQSHLGSTIAMAFDECMQNPAQYDYAKRSVARTTRWLYRCKAELSRLNTLPGTINPKQMLWGINQGSIYDDLRIEHMKQIAELDLPGYAIGGLAVGESTDIMYHILEILYPYMPKDKPRYLMGVGTPANILEGVRRGVDIFDCVMPTRNARHGHAFTMQGVRNMMNAKYELDQNPLEEGCQCPTCQHFTRAYIHHLLKAKEMLGMRLMVLHNLYFYNTFLEKIRAALDAGAFEQFYRENIEAVSRRI; encoded by the coding sequence ATGTATACGCTTTTAAAGCAAGAGGGGCTGGCCCGGCGCGGTACCTTTCAAACACCGCACGGCACTATTCAGATGCCGGCCTTTATGAATGTTGCAACCGACGGTGCAATTAAGGGTGCAGTTTCTGCACTGGACCTAAAAACAGTGCACTGCCAAGTACAGCTTTGCAACACATATCATCTTCATCTGCGCCCAGGTGATAAGCAAGTTTACCAACTCGGCGGGTTGCAGCAGTTCACTCAATGGGACGGCCCCATTTTGACCGACAGCGGCGGCTTTCAGGTCTTTTCTCTGGCAAAGCTGCGGAATATCAGGGAAGAGGGCGTCACTTTTGCTTCTCATATTGACGGACACAAAATCTTTATGGGTCCAGAGGAAAGCATGCGCATACAGTCCCACCTTGGCAGCACGATTGCCATGGCTTTTGACGAGTGTATGCAGAACCCAGCGCAATATGACTATGCGAAACGTTCCGTGGCGCGCACCACGCGCTGGCTGTACCGCTGCAAAGCAGAGCTGAGCCGGCTCAACACACTTCCCGGCACTATTAACCCGAAGCAAATGCTGTGGGGCATTAACCAAGGCAGCATCTACGATGATTTGCGTATTGAGCACATGAAGCAGATCGCGGAACTTGACCTGCCCGGCTATGCCATTGGCGGGCTGGCAGTAGGGGAGAGTACCGACATCATGTACCATATTCTTGAGATACTGTATCCCTATATGCCAAAGGACAAGCCGCGCTACCTGATGGGGGTCGGTACACCTGCAAATATTTTGGAAGGGGTGCGCCGCGGCGTTGATATTTTTGACTGTGTCATGCCTACCCGCAATGCACGCCACGGACATGCCTTTACCATGCAGGGCGTGCGAAATATGATGAACGCAAAATATGAGCTGGACCAAAACCCGCTGGAAGAAGGCTGTCAATGCCCAACCTGCCAGCACTTTACACGTGCCTATATTCATCATCTGCTGAAAGCAAAGGAAATGCTGGGTATGCGCTTAATGGTTTTGCACAACCTTTATTTTTACAATACTTTTTTAGAAAAAATTCGTGCTGCCCTGGATGCAGGCGCATTCGAGCAGTTTTACCGCGAAAATATAGAAGCAGTCAGCAGACGTATTTAG
- the dapA gene encoding 4-hydroxy-tetrahydrodipicolinate synthase: protein MKNPIFTGSAVALVTPFSQDGSVNYEMLDRLLDFHLANSTDAIVLCATTGESPVLTAEEYEKILQHGVKKIAGRVPVIAGAGSNCTAHALELCKTAEAAGADALLVVTPFYNKTSQKGLIAHYTYLADRVQKPIIIYNVPSRTGVNVKPETYQILSQHPNINGVKEANGDITSVARTISLCKDNFNVYSGNDDQALPMLSLGGKGVISVFANCMPKQMHDLCTAFFQHDTKKAAEMEAEYLPLMDALFMDINPIPVKEAMRMMGFDCGICRLPLVEMDDAAKAKLFAALKAYKCI from the coding sequence ATGAAAAATCCAATTTTTACTGGATCTGCGGTTGCGCTGGTCACGCCTTTCTCGCAGGACGGTTCTGTAAACTATGAAATGCTGGACCGCTTGCTGGACTTTCACCTTGCCAATAGCACAGACGCTATTGTTCTGTGTGCGACCACGGGCGAATCTCCGGTTCTGACAGCGGAAGAATATGAGAAAATCCTGCAGCACGGCGTAAAAAAGATTGCCGGCCGTGTACCGGTTATTGCCGGCGCCGGCAGCAACTGCACAGCACATGCTTTAGAACTGTGCAAAACAGCCGAGGCTGCTGGTGCAGATGCACTGTTGGTTGTAACACCTTTCTACAACAAGACTTCACAAAAAGGTTTGATTGCCCACTACACATACCTTGCTGACCGTGTCCAGAAACCAATTATTATCTATAATGTTCCGTCGCGTACCGGCGTCAATGTAAAACCGGAAACGTATCAGATCCTTTCACAGCACCCCAATATCAATGGCGTAAAAGAAGCAAACGGTGATATTACATCTGTAGCACGTACCATTTCCCTTTGCAAAGACAATTTTAATGTCTACTCCGGAAATGATGACCAGGCGCTGCCTATGCTTTCTCTTGGCGGAAAAGGTGTTATTTCGGTTTTTGCCAACTGCATGCCAAAGCAGATGCATGATTTGTGCACAGCTTTCTTTCAGCACGATACAAAAAAAGCAGCAGAGATGGAAGCAGAGTACCTGCCCCTGATGGACGCTTTGTTTATGGATATCAATCCGATTCCTGTAAAAGAAGCTATGCGCATGATGGGGTTTGACTGTGGCATCTGCCGCCTGCCGCTGGTTGAAATGGATGATGCTGCAAAGGCAAAGCTTTTTGCAGCACTAAAAGCGTACAAATGTATCTAA
- a CDS encoding TIGR04086 family membrane protein — MKSSRIISTKPGTLLLRSVLVGMIGGAASCALLLLLAAAVIQSGGKLPQQFLQPLILIICSISAFLSGFLASKIGRRRGLLTGAVCGLLLFLLCLIGGIVNTHDVFSISALTRLLVMMLAGALGGYLGMYQRRKV; from the coding sequence ATGAAAAGCAGCAGAATTATTTCCACAAAGCCTGGCACGCTGCTGCTGCGGTCTGTCTTGGTCGGCATGATCGGCGGCGCAGCGTCCTGTGCATTGCTGCTGCTTCTTGCGGCTGCGGTAATTCAGTCCGGCGGAAAACTGCCGCAGCAGTTTTTACAGCCGCTCATCCTTATTATCTGCAGCATTAGTGCTTTTCTTTCCGGATTTTTAGCATCAAAAATCGGTCGCCGGCGTGGCTTGCTGACAGGCGCCGTCTGCGGGCTGCTCTTATTCCTACTCTGCCTTATTGGCGGTATTGTCAATACACATGATGTTTTTAGCATTTCTGCGCTTACGCGGCTGCTGGTAATGATGCTTGCCGGGGCTCTGGGCGGCTACCTTGGAATGTACCAGAGGCGAAAAGTCTGA
- the scfB gene encoding thioether cross-link-forming SCIFF peptide maturase: MIHKYMLNGFRIVMDTNSGAVHLFDPAPYDLLDYLEDSVPPQMPPAAREALLKKYDAATLDEAYQELLQLQEKGQLFSSDDYEQFAGMMKDAPIKSMCLNIAHDCNLRCAYCFAAQGDFGKGRMLMPFKVAKSAIDFLVRESANRHNLEVDFFGGEPLMNFDVVKQTVAYARGLEKEHNKNFRFTITTNGLLLDDDKINFINREMSNCVLSLDGRKEVNDRLRVCPDGKTGSYDIIVPKFQKLVAGRGDKDYYVRGTFTKHNLDFVNDILAMEKLGFEQISVEPVVSDPELSYAIQEEDLPIVFKEYEHLAQVMIDKKKTGKCFNFFHFMIDLNQGPCAIKRLRGCSCGNEYVAVTPLGEIFPCHQFVGNDEWIMGNVLDGTYDHEMKNRFAAANVYTKKECKNCWAKFYCSGGCNANNQKYEGDILKPHSIACQLEKKRLECAIMIQAAMAE; this comes from the coding sequence ATGATACACAAGTACATGCTAAACGGATTTCGCATTGTGATGGATACCAATTCCGGTGCAGTTCATCTGTTTGACCCCGCGCCATATGACCTGCTGGACTACTTGGAAGACTCGGTCCCTCCGCAGATGCCGCCAGCTGCCCGCGAGGCTTTGCTGAAAAAGTATGACGCCGCTACTTTGGATGAAGCTTATCAAGAACTGCTGCAGCTGCAGGAAAAAGGACAGCTTTTTTCATCAGATGATTACGAGCAGTTTGCTGGCATGATGAAAGATGCACCAATCAAATCCATGTGCCTCAACATTGCTCATGACTGCAACCTACGCTGTGCCTACTGCTTTGCCGCACAGGGCGATTTCGGCAAAGGGCGTATGCTTATGCCCTTCAAAGTAGCAAAATCCGCAATCGACTTTTTAGTACGCGAATCTGCAAACCGTCATAACTTGGAAGTTGACTTTTTCGGCGGTGAACCGCTGATGAATTTTGATGTTGTCAAGCAGACCGTTGCCTATGCACGCGGCCTTGAAAAGGAACACAACAAAAACTTCCGGTTTACTATTACCACCAACGGCTTGTTGCTGGATGACGACAAAATTAACTTTATCAACCGGGAAATGTCAAACTGTGTTTTATCTCTAGACGGCCGCAAAGAGGTCAATGACCGCCTGCGTGTTTGCCCAGATGGCAAAACCGGTTCTTATGATATTATCGTTCCTAAATTTCAAAAGCTGGTCGCCGGCAGGGGAGACAAGGACTACTATGTCCGCGGAACTTTTACAAAGCATAACTTGGATTTTGTAAATGATATTCTCGCAATGGAGAAGCTGGGCTTCGAGCAAATTTCGGTCGAACCGGTCGTCTCTGATCCAGAGCTTTCCTACGCGATTCAAGAAGAGGACCTTCCCATCGTCTTTAAGGAATATGAACATTTGGCACAAGTGATGATTGACAAAAAGAAAACAGGAAAATGCTTTAACTTTTTCCACTTCATGATTGATCTGAATCAGGGTCCCTGCGCAATCAAGCGGCTTCGCGGCTGCAGCTGCGGAAACGAATATGTCGCTGTAACCCCGCTCGGTGAAATTTTCCCATGTCACCAGTTTGTCGGCAATGATGAATGGATCATGGGGAATGTACTGGATGGTACCTATGACCATGAGATGAAAAACCGCTTTGCCGCAGCAAATGTTTATACGAAAAAAGAGTGTAAAAACTGCTGGGCTAAATTTTACTGCAGCGGCGGCTGCAACGCCAACAATCAAAAGTATGAGGGCGATATCTTAAAGCCGCACAGCATTGCCTGTCAGCTGGAAAAGAAGCGCCTAGAGTGTGCAATTATGATTCAAGCTGCAATGGCTGAATAA
- the asd gene encoding aspartate-semialdehyde dehydrogenase translates to MKQYNVGIIGATGMVGQRFATLLENHPWFHVTALAASARSAGKTYQEAVGDHWLMKTPMPEAMKNMVIFNAEKDVDKVTNMVDFVFCAVNMPKDATRQLEEMYAKHECPVISNNSANRLVPDVPMIIPEINADHAEIIPTQRKRLGTKRGFIAVKSNCSLQSYVPAIQPLMDLHVTKVLACTYQAISGAGKTFETFPQILDNVIPFIGGEEGKSENEPMKIWGHIEDGKIVNATEPNITSQCLRVPVSDGHTAAVFATFEKPATMEEIIERWETYKGVPQELKLPSAPKQFLHYFREEDRPQTRLDRNLEKGMAVSIGRLRPDSQYTIKFVCLSHNTLRGAAGGAVLLAELLAAKGYMD, encoded by the coding sequence ATGAAACAGTACAATGTCGGTATTATCGGTGCAACAGGTATGGTCGGCCAGCGCTTTGCAACGCTGTTGGAAAACCACCCGTGGTTTCATGTCACAGCGCTTGCGGCAAGTGCGCGGTCCGCAGGAAAAACATATCAAGAAGCAGTCGGCGACCATTGGCTGATGAAAACGCCGATGCCGGAAGCAATGAAAAACATGGTGATTTTTAACGCAGAAAAAGATGTAGATAAAGTCACGAACATGGTCGACTTTGTTTTCTGTGCGGTCAATATGCCAAAGGACGCTACCCGTCAGCTGGAAGAAATGTACGCAAAGCATGAGTGCCCGGTTATTTCCAACAACAGTGCAAACCGCTTGGTGCCGGATGTGCCGATGATTATCCCGGAAATCAATGCAGACCATGCAGAGATTATCCCAACACAGCGCAAGCGCCTGGGAACAAAGCGCGGTTTTATCGCTGTCAAATCAAATTGTTCTCTGCAAAGCTATGTCCCAGCAATTCAGCCGCTGATGGACCTGCATGTGACCAAAGTACTGGCCTGCACCTATCAGGCAATTTCCGGTGCCGGAAAAACATTTGAAACTTTCCCGCAGATTTTAGATAATGTAATTCCTTTTATCGGCGGCGAAGAGGGCAAAAGCGAAAACGAGCCGATGAAGATCTGGGGCCATATTGAAGACGGAAAGATTGTAAATGCTACAGAGCCGAATATCACGTCTCAGTGCCTGCGTGTCCCTGTTTCGGATGGCCACACTGCGGCAGTCTTTGCAACTTTTGAAAAGCCGGCTACTATGGAAGAAATTATCGAGCGCTGGGAAACCTACAAGGGTGTTCCGCAGGAGCTGAAACTGCCGAGTGCTCCAAAGCAATTTCTGCATTATTTCCGTGAGGAAGACCGCCCGCAGACGCGGCTGGACCGCAACCTTGAAAAAGGAATGGCTGTATCTATCGGCCGACTGCGTCCGGACAGCCAATATACAATTAAATTTGTCTGCCTGTCTCACAACACTCTGCGCGGTGCCGCAGGCGGTGCAGTGCTGCTTGCTGAGCTGCTTGCAGCAAAGGGCTATATGGATTAA
- a CDS encoding IS30 family transposase, with translation MEYSHSIIISAERKRGQNLGAEERGAIQQLKKLGYSRYSNRAVARMINCSPSTVGYELQRGTPPYCGHGRRPGYTAKRKAAVYCANRSHCRRTRSIPRDSAFLRWTAEQVRVHKWSFDACVGHARSKGLFPADEISCTKTLYNLLWKGEIVLTPFDLPEALTRRKRGNPRISKRLNGKSLDERPAEVNQRNTFGHWESDTVLGRKKKGEPVVFTIVERLTGYCLAFRVDGKTTNGIADAMRQLHDQFGERFGEIFRSITTDNGSEFAAFSAFEALGTTVYFAHPYSAWERPVNERTNRVLRRFIPKGVSIQNYFNEAVQMFADEINALPRKRLGYLAPEELFDAQLDLICARP, from the coding sequence ATGGAATATAGTCATTCTATCATAATCTCGGCAGAACGCAAGCGTGGACAGAACCTGGGAGCAGAAGAACGGGGAGCAATCCAACAACTAAAAAAGCTAGGATATTCAAGATATTCAAACAGAGCCGTCGCCCGGATGATCAATTGCAGCCCATCAACCGTCGGTTATGAGCTGCAGCGCGGAACGCCTCCTTATTGCGGTCACGGTCGCAGGCCCGGATACACTGCAAAGAGAAAAGCCGCCGTATACTGTGCGAACCGCAGCCACTGCCGCCGCACCAGAAGCATACCAAGAGACTCGGCCTTCCTTCGCTGGACAGCGGAGCAGGTGCGTGTGCATAAATGGTCGTTCGATGCCTGCGTAGGCCATGCAAGGAGCAAAGGCTTGTTTCCCGCAGATGAAATCTCCTGTACCAAAACACTCTATAACCTTCTTTGGAAAGGCGAAATAGTGCTTACGCCCTTTGATCTTCCTGAGGCTCTGACAAGGAGAAAGCGTGGGAACCCCCGCATTTCCAAACGTTTGAACGGCAAAAGTCTGGATGAACGGCCGGCCGAAGTGAATCAGCGAAACACCTTTGGCCACTGGGAATCGGACACGGTGCTTGGACGAAAAAAGAAAGGTGAGCCAGTAGTGTTTACCATTGTGGAGCGATTGACCGGCTACTGTCTCGCCTTTCGGGTAGATGGGAAAACAACGAACGGAATCGCCGATGCTATGAGGCAGTTGCACGACCAGTTTGGGGAACGATTCGGCGAGATATTCCGCAGTATTACAACGGATAATGGCAGTGAATTCGCAGCTTTTTCTGCATTTGAGGCATTGGGAACTACCGTCTATTTCGCACATCCTTATTCCGCTTGGGAGCGGCCAGTAAATGAGCGTACAAATCGTGTCTTGAGGCGTTTCATACCTAAAGGGGTGTCCATTCAAAACTACTTTAATGAAGCTGTCCAAATGTTTGCAGATGAGATAAACGCACTGCCGAGAAAGCGGCTTGGTTACCTCGCACCAGAAGAACTGTTCGATGCCCAACTTGACTTGATTTGTGCTCGGCCATGA
- the scfA gene encoding six-cysteine ranthipeptide SCIFF: MKQIKTLNQANLKESCVKGGCGECQASCQSACKVSCTVANQKCENKNR, translated from the coding sequence ATGAAACAGATTAAAACACTGAATCAGGCTAACCTGAAAGAAAGCTGTGTAAAAGGCGGCTGCGGCGAGTGCCAGGCTTCCTGCCAGTCTGCCTGCAAAGTATCCTGCACAGTTGCAAATCAGAAGTGCGAAAATAAAAACCGCTGA